The following coding sequences lie in one Flavobacterium cyclinae genomic window:
- a CDS encoding DUF6056 family protein, translated as MKQLTILNSIAVIILLIILSLNLNTFYWADDYAILNEVENLGLYKRCLNGYYNWDGRYLTIGAFLQGFFLKYLPVQIVTLIWSLLFLLSGYFISLFIEKELSLNFKTKISNRIFFRTFIIILFCFVSSSHFSQTVHWATGGVYTFNLFIGSLWLYFNNKRNGNFFYYLSVVILTLLLSTSTQNLLLPLMVYIIIKIVFDSKNNLKLNLFLLTIMICGFSIINFAPGNGIRLGEINDNLLTNFSFIKLLKYIVKFSFLYTKYSIFLIFSMLFLYFAFNKKIQFHFFKNSKAIKYYFTNYQFLLIAVISIVPFIVLPSLASERTSIYFLFFIFIHVILKIIPLETEKMFSLIQNQFKLFFGFYCCLVLFYSYNLVEGIGLKNQIEKREINLKNAKNKSITIALIHSKNIPILYQFREYRSNEDWSLEETKKYYMIKDIHIAK; from the coding sequence TTGAAACAACTAACGATTTTAAATAGTATTGCTGTAATAATCTTACTTATAATACTATCATTAAATTTAAACACTTTTTATTGGGCAGATGATTATGCCATATTAAACGAAGTAGAAAATCTTGGTCTTTATAAAAGATGTCTAAATGGTTATTATAACTGGGATGGTAGATACTTAACAATAGGCGCTTTTTTACAAGGTTTTTTTCTAAAATATCTTCCAGTTCAAATTGTTACATTAATTTGGTCTTTGTTATTTCTATTAAGTGGATATTTTATTTCATTATTCATTGAGAAGGAATTGAGTCTTAATTTTAAAACTAAAATTTCAAATCGGATTTTTTTTAGAACATTTATTATTATTCTCTTTTGTTTTGTTTCAAGCTCTCATTTTTCTCAAACGGTTCATTGGGCCACCGGAGGAGTTTATACTTTTAATTTATTTATAGGAAGTTTATGGCTTTATTTTAACAACAAAAGAAATGGTAATTTTTTTTATTATTTATCAGTCGTTATTTTAACCCTATTATTAAGTACAAGCACACAAAATTTATTACTTCCGTTAATGGTATATATTATTATAAAGATTGTATTTGATTCAAAAAACAATTTAAAACTCAATCTGTTTTTATTAACAATAATGATTTGCGGATTTTCGATAATAAACTTTGCACCTGGAAACGGCATAAGGTTGGGCGAAATAAACGATAACTTATTAACTAATTTTAGTTTTATCAAACTATTAAAATATATTGTAAAGTTCAGTTTTTTATACACCAAATATTCTATTTTCCTAATCTTCAGTATGCTTTTTTTATATTTTGCTTTTAATAAAAAAATCCAATTTCATTTTTTTAAAAATTCAAAAGCTATTAAATATTATTTTACAAACTATCAGTTTCTATTAATTGCTGTTATTTCCATTGTTCCATTTATTGTACTACCTAGTTTAGCTTCTGAAAGAACGTCAATTTATTTCCTGTTTTTTATTTTCATTCATGTAATATTGAAAATTATACCGCTTGAAACTGAAAAAATGTTTTCGCTGATTCAGAATCAATTTAAATTGTTTTTTGGTTTTTACTGTTGTCTTGTTTTATTTTACAGCTACAATCTAGTAGAAGGAATTGGTTTAAAAAATCAAATTGAAAAGAGAGAAATTAATTTAAAAAACGCTAAAAACAAATCCATTACAATAGCATTAATTCATTCGAAAAACATTCCCATTTTGTATCAGTTTAGAGAATATAGAAGTAACGAAGATTGGTCGCTAGAAGAAACCAAGAAATACTACATGATAAAAGATATTCATATTGCAAAATAA